From a region of the Polynucleobacter corsicus genome:
- the rpsI gene encoding 30S ribosomal protein S9 yields the protein MAINYGNWNYGTGRRKSSVARVFIKSGKGEITVNGKPIDAYFARETSRMIARQPLALTAHLTTFDIKVNVSGGGETGQAGAVRHGVTRALMDYDITLKPALSKAGLVTRDAREVERKKVGLHGARRRKQFSKR from the coding sequence ATGGCTATTAATTATGGAAATTGGAATTACGGTACAGGTCGTCGCAAGAGCTCTGTAGCACGTGTATTCATTAAATCTGGCAAAGGTGAGATTACTGTTAACGGTAAACCTATCGATGCTTACTTTGCTCGCGAAACATCACGCATGATCGCTCGTCAGCCTTTGGCTCTCACAGCTCACCTAACAACCTTTGATATCAAAGTAAACGTTAGCGGTGGCGGTGAAACTGGCCAAGCTGGTGCAGTTCGTCACGGCGTTACTCGTGCATTGATGGATTACGACATCACTTTGAAGCCAGCCCTGTCCAAAGCAGGTTTGGTCACTCGCGATGCTCGTGAAGTTGAGCGTAAAAAAGTTGGTCTGCATGGCGCGCGTCGTCGTAAGCAGTTCAGCAAGCGCTAA
- the rplM gene encoding 50S ribosomal protein L13 has protein sequence MKTFSAKSHEVVHEWFVIDATDKVLGRVASEVALRLRGKHKPEYTPHVDTGDFIVVINSSKLRVTGTKGLNKIYYRHSGYPGGISSTNFDKMQDRFPGRALEKAVKGMLPKGPLGYAMIKKLKVYGDASHPHAAQQPKALEI, from the coding sequence ATGAAAACTTTTTCTGCAAAATCCCATGAGGTGGTGCATGAATGGTTCGTGATTGACGCTACGGACAAAGTCCTCGGTCGTGTCGCCAGTGAAGTGGCACTCCGTCTACGCGGCAAGCACAAGCCTGAATACACCCCACACGTTGATACCGGCGACTTCATTGTTGTCATCAACTCTTCTAAGCTACGTGTTACAGGCACAAAAGGCTTGAACAAAATTTATTACCGTCACAGCGGATACCCAGGAGGTATTAGCTCGACCAACTTCGACAAGATGCAAGACCGTTTCCCAGGTCGTGCTTTGGAGAAGGCTGTGAAGGGTATGTTGCCAAAAGGCCCACTAGGTTATGCCATGATTAAGAAATTAAAAGTCTACGGCGACGCCAGTCATCCGCATGCGGCTCAACAGCCAAAAGCGTTAGAGATTTAA
- a CDS encoding OsmC family protein, with amino-acid sequence MECQVSWLGNGGMAFSAKTGSGHQVTMDGPPEAGGKNSAPRPMELILAGTGGCSAFDVVAILQKARQEISACDLHLTAERAETEPKVFTKINLHFTVKGKNLDLTKVERAVKLSHEKYCSATTMLAKTAEITYSIDVLNDE; translated from the coding sequence ATGGAATGTCAAGTAAGTTGGTTAGGTAATGGCGGCATGGCGTTTTCGGCAAAAACAGGCAGTGGCCACCAAGTCACCATGGACGGACCGCCCGAAGCTGGAGGCAAAAATAGTGCCCCAAGACCTATGGAGCTGATTTTGGCGGGTACTGGGGGCTGCTCTGCCTTTGATGTGGTGGCAATCCTACAAAAAGCTCGACAAGAGATAAGCGCCTGCGATCTCCATCTGACAGCCGAGCGGGCAGAGACTGAACCCAAAGTATTTACCAAAATTAACCTGCATTTCACGGTTAAGGGCAAAAACCTCGATTTAACCAAGGTTGAGCGTGCAGTGAAGCTTTCCCATGAAAAGTATTGCTCCGCGACAACCATGCTCGCCAAAACAGCAGAAATTACTTATTCCATCGACGTCCTGAATGACGAATAA
- the ruvB gene encoding Holliday junction branch migration DNA helicase RuvB, with translation MAIHTEDLSSIPEDLPEGNDRIVSGAVGNSEAVFERALRPKQLDEYVGQTKARAQLEIFITATKARQEALDHVLLFGPPGLGKTTLAHIIARELGVNLRQTSGPVLDRPGDLAALLTNLEANDVLFIDEIHRLSPVVEEILYPALEDYSLDIMIGEGPAARSVKIDLKPFTLIGATTRAGMLTNPLRDRFGIVARLEFYTTEELTKIITRSASLLKADIDPEGSIEIAKRARGTPRIANRLLRRVRDYAEVKGTGTITKAMADAALKMLDVDPSGFDVMDRKLLEAILHKFDGGPVGIDNLAAAIGEERDTIEDVLEPYLIQQGYLQRTSRGRVATRQAYEHFGLTPPNDSGQIS, from the coding sequence ATGGCAATCCACACAGAAGACCTCAGCTCAATCCCCGAAGATTTACCGGAAGGCAATGACCGCATTGTTAGTGGCGCAGTAGGCAATTCTGAAGCCGTTTTTGAAAGAGCCTTACGCCCAAAACAGCTTGATGAGTATGTTGGCCAAACCAAGGCTCGTGCCCAATTAGAGATTTTTATTACAGCGACTAAAGCAAGACAAGAAGCTCTAGATCACGTTCTCTTGTTTGGCCCTCCAGGACTTGGTAAAACCACCCTAGCCCACATTATCGCCAGAGAGCTTGGTGTGAACTTACGCCAAACCAGTGGCCCGGTTTTGGATAGACCTGGTGACCTTGCAGCATTGTTGACGAATTTAGAAGCAAACGATGTGCTCTTTATTGATGAGATTCATCGCCTCTCTCCTGTAGTTGAAGAAATTCTATACCCCGCCCTTGAGGACTACAGCTTAGACATCATGATTGGTGAAGGCCCTGCAGCACGTAGCGTCAAGATTGATCTCAAACCATTTACTTTAATTGGTGCCACTACTCGTGCCGGCATGCTCACCAATCCCCTACGTGATCGCTTTGGCATCGTGGCAAGACTCGAGTTCTACACGACCGAAGAGCTCACCAAAATCATTACGCGCTCTGCCAGCCTACTTAAGGCTGATATTGATCCCGAGGGATCAATTGAGATTGCGAAGCGCGCTAGAGGCACTCCACGCATTGCCAATCGCTTATTGCGTCGAGTGCGTGACTATGCCGAAGTCAAGGGCACTGGCACCATCACTAAAGCGATGGCTGATGCCGCATTGAAGATGCTTGATGTCGACCCAAGCGGTTTTGATGTGATGGACCGCAAATTGCTTGAAGCCATCTTGCACAAGTTTGATGGTGGTCCAGTGGGGATTGATAACCTAGCCGCAGCGATTGGTGAAGAGCGTGACACTATTGAGGATGTCTTAGAGCCTTACCTGATTCAGCAAGGCTATCTGCAAAGAACTTCCCGCGGAAGAGTAGCAACCCGTCAAGCCTATGAGCATTTTGGCTTAACACCACCTAATGATAGTGGCCAGATAAGCTAA
- the argC gene encoding N-acetyl-gamma-glutamyl-phosphate reductase: MIKVGIVGGTGYTGVELLRLLAQHPEVKIQAITSRTEAGMPVAEMFPSLRGRIDLKFTTPDEAKLNECDVVFFATPHGVAMAQAKELLANNVKILDLAADFRLKDVKEFAKWYGMEHGCPEILAEAVYGLAEINREEIKKARVVGLAGCYPTSVQLGLAPLLSPKSTGGKQLIDGTHIISDSKSGTSGAGRKAEIGTLLSESADNFKAYAVKGHRHLPEIVQGLKAIAGHDQIGLTFVPHLTPMIRGIHSTLYVRLTEAGMKVNFQKLYEDFYQGEPFVDVMPAGSHPETRSVRGSNGLRIAIHRPGDGDTLVILVVEDNLVKGASGQGVQCMNLMFGLPETTGLTQIAVSP, from the coding sequence ATGATTAAAGTTGGCATCGTAGGTGGCACGGGATATACCGGAGTGGAGCTTCTGCGCTTGTTGGCGCAGCACCCCGAAGTTAAGATCCAGGCAATTACTTCTCGCACGGAAGCTGGCATGCCAGTGGCCGAGATGTTTCCCTCTTTGCGTGGCCGCATTGATCTCAAGTTCACCACACCGGATGAAGCTAAATTAAATGAATGCGATGTTGTGTTCTTTGCAACACCTCACGGTGTAGCAATGGCGCAAGCAAAAGAATTGCTTGCTAATAATGTGAAGATCTTGGATCTGGCTGCCGACTTCCGTTTAAAAGATGTCAAAGAATTTGCTAAGTGGTACGGCATGGAACATGGTTGCCCAGAAATTTTGGCTGAAGCAGTTTATGGCTTGGCAGAAATCAATCGTGAAGAAATTAAAAAAGCCCGCGTCGTGGGTTTGGCTGGCTGCTATCCCACCTCTGTTCAACTGGGCCTTGCCCCATTACTGTCACCAAAGTCTACTGGTGGCAAACAGCTGATTGATGGCACACATATTATTTCTGACTCAAAGTCAGGTACTTCAGGTGCTGGACGTAAGGCAGAAATTGGGACTTTATTGTCAGAATCGGCTGATAACTTTAAAGCTTACGCTGTTAAAGGCCATCGTCATCTTCCAGAAATTGTCCAAGGCTTGAAGGCTATCGCTGGTCATGATCAGATTGGTCTGACATTTGTGCCGCACTTGACGCCAATGATTCGGGGTATTCATTCAACTTTGTATGTGCGCTTGACTGAGGCTGGAATGAAGGTGAATTTCCAAAAGCTGTATGAGGATTTCTATCAAGGCGAGCCTTTTGTGGACGTAATGCCGGCGGGTAGCCATCCAGAAACACGCTCTGTTCGGGGTAGTAATGGCTTACGGATCGCCATTCATCGTCCCGGCGACGGAGATACTTTAGTTATTTTGGTGGTTGAGGACAACTTGGTAAAGGGTGCTTCAGGCCAAGGGGTTCAGTGTATGAATCTGATGTTTGGCTTGCCTGAGACCACTGGATTGACTCAGATTGCTGTTTCACCATAA
- the tyrS gene encoding tyrosine--tRNA ligase gives MTAKPEQKYPLTPEVFAALEVTKRGCDELLVEADWIQKLAKSQATGTPLRIKLGLDPTAPDIHLGHTVVLNKLRQLQDLGHTVIFLIGDFTSMIGDPSGRNATRPPLTAEEIAVNAQTYYRQASMVLDPAKTEVRYNSEWCDPLGARGMIQLAARYTVAQMLERDDFTKRYRSGVPISVHEFLYPLMQGYDSVALKSDLELGGTDQKFNLLVGRELQREYGQDPQCILTMPLLVGLDGVDKMSKSKGNYIGISEPASEMFGKLLSISDELMWDYFTLLSFRPMAEIDLMKQEVAAGRNPKDCKVLLAQEIVARFHSQAAAEKALEDFNHRAKGGVPEDIPEVNLSGAPMQIANLLKAAGLTPSTSEAMRNIEQNGVKIDGTTVADKQLKIEAGTFVVQVGKRKFARVTLVK, from the coding sequence ATGACGGCTAAACCAGAACAAAAATACCCACTGACCCCCGAAGTTTTTGCAGCCCTTGAAGTGACTAAAAGGGGGTGTGATGAGTTATTGGTTGAGGCCGATTGGATTCAAAAGCTAGCCAAGAGTCAGGCAACTGGCACGCCTTTACGTATTAAGTTAGGTTTAGATCCTACAGCACCTGATATTCATTTGGGTCATACAGTTGTTTTGAACAAATTACGTCAGCTCCAAGATTTAGGTCATACCGTAATTTTCTTGATTGGTGATTTCACAAGCATGATTGGCGATCCTTCTGGACGCAATGCAACACGCCCACCACTGACTGCAGAAGAAATTGCTGTCAATGCGCAGACTTACTACCGTCAAGCGAGCATGGTGCTAGACCCTGCTAAAACTGAAGTGCGCTACAACAGCGAGTGGTGTGATCCGCTCGGTGCACGCGGCATGATTCAGTTGGCAGCACGATATACCGTTGCGCAAATGTTAGAGCGTGATGACTTTACAAAACGCTACCGTAGTGGCGTGCCCATCTCTGTGCATGAATTTTTATATCCTTTAATGCAAGGCTACGACTCGGTTGCTTTGAAGAGTGACTTAGAGCTTGGCGGTACTGATCAGAAATTTAATCTTTTAGTTGGGCGTGAGCTCCAACGTGAGTATGGCCAAGACCCACAATGTATTTTGACTATGCCATTACTGGTTGGTTTGGATGGCGTTGACAAGATGAGTAAGTCCAAAGGTAATTACATTGGTATCAGCGAGCCTGCTAGTGAGATGTTTGGTAAGCTCTTGAGTATCTCCGATGAATTGATGTGGGATTACTTCACGTTATTGTCATTCCGCCCGATGGCTGAGATTGATTTAATGAAGCAAGAAGTTGCTGCCGGCAGAAATCCTAAAGATTGCAAGGTGTTACTCGCACAGGAAATTGTCGCCCGTTTCCATTCCCAAGCTGCTGCAGAAAAAGCACTTGAAGACTTTAATCACCGCGCTAAGGGCGGCGTACCTGAGGATATTCCAGAGGTAAATCTTTCTGGTGCCCCAATGCAGATAGCCAATCTCCTGAAGGCTGCAGGCTTAACCCCATCAACATCAGAGGCGATGCGCAACATTGAGCAAAACGGCGTCAAGATTGATGGCACAACAGTGGCTGACAAGCAATTAAAAATCGAGGCCGGTACCTTTGTTGTGCAAGTAGGTAAACGTAAATTTGCTAGAGTGACGCTAGTTAAATAG
- a CDS encoding HPP family protein — translation MRHSLRYLLNKYTFYFGGDQPYVSWLERFRSVFGIFIGLLLVLTISKFLGDLSGVNEWLMASLGASALLVFVLPQSPMAQPWAVIAGNTLSALIGISVIHFVDDPLMAMSFAASLSIFGMFILRCLHPPAAAIALIVVLGNVMHYRYAFFPIMIDSVVLVLVGAAYSNLTGKIYPNRPN, via the coding sequence ATGAGACATTCGCTTAGATATCTTTTAAATAAATATACTTTTTATTTTGGCGGAGATCAGCCGTATGTCTCTTGGTTAGAGCGCTTTCGATCCGTGTTCGGTATATTTATAGGTCTTTTACTTGTGCTCACTATCTCAAAGTTTCTTGGAGATCTCAGTGGTGTCAATGAATGGCTTATGGCTTCCTTGGGTGCTAGTGCTTTACTTGTTTTTGTACTTCCACAGAGCCCTATGGCCCAACCTTGGGCAGTCATTGCCGGCAATACCTTATCTGCTTTAATTGGTATTTCAGTAATTCATTTTGTGGACGACCCGCTGATGGCAATGTCATTTGCAGCCAGTCTATCCATTTTTGGAATGTTTATTTTGCGCTGCTTGCACCCTCCAGCCGCTGCAATTGCTTTAATTGTGGTGCTTGGTAATGTCATGCATTATCGGTATGCATTTTTTCCGATAATGATAGATTCTGTAGTGCTAGTTTTGGTTGGAGCGGCCTACAGTAACTTAACAGGTAAAATCTATCCCAATAGACCAAACTAG
- a CDS encoding anhydro-N-acetylmuramic acid kinase, with translation MNKPHPLYIGLMSGTSLDGIDAVLAKIGAAGDTSLLGSMSTVFTPELRKALLDLQSPGPNEIHRENQAANALAIAYADAVKHLLAQNDLLPADISAIGAHGQTIRHQADLAHHLAYTHQTLNPSLLAELTGIDVIADFRSRDLAAGGHGAPLVPAFHAQQFAADKNIAVLNLGGIANLTLLPSKGEVKGFDCGPGNMLMDAWIAEQQGHTFDENGTWASQGKVNPALLSRMMTDAFFAKAPPKSTGRDDFHLKWLQKHIGTENINSEDVQATLLQLTVDSSLQAVLRHAPQTQVLIVCGGGARNIALLELFKARAEDLFNSSLEIMTSDALGIDPQLVEGLAFAWLAWAHKEKRPANLPAVTGAKGPRILGACYPA, from the coding sequence ATGAATAAGCCCCATCCACTCTATATTGGCCTGATGTCTGGCACCAGCCTAGATGGAATAGATGCCGTACTGGCAAAGATTGGGGCAGCTGGTGATACCAGCCTTTTGGGGTCAATGAGCACTGTATTTACCCCTGAATTGCGTAAAGCCCTTCTAGACTTACAGAGTCCCGGACCAAACGAGATTCACCGAGAAAATCAGGCTGCTAATGCCCTCGCAATAGCCTATGCAGATGCAGTCAAGCATTTGCTGGCTCAGAATGATCTATTACCTGCCGATATCAGTGCGATTGGTGCCCATGGTCAGACCATTCGTCACCAAGCCGATCTCGCTCATCATCTGGCTTATACACACCAGACCCTCAATCCATCCCTGCTTGCAGAGCTAACCGGAATTGATGTCATCGCAGACTTCAGAAGTCGCGATCTCGCTGCTGGTGGTCACGGTGCCCCCTTAGTGCCAGCCTTTCATGCGCAACAGTTTGCTGCGGATAAAAATATTGCTGTCCTTAATCTCGGCGGCATTGCCAATCTCACTCTCCTACCAAGTAAGGGTGAAGTGAAGGGTTTTGATTGTGGCCCCGGCAATATGTTGATGGATGCTTGGATTGCAGAACAGCAAGGCCATACATTTGATGAAAATGGTACCTGGGCATCTCAAGGCAAAGTCAATCCAGCACTACTTTCAAGAATGATGACTGATGCATTTTTTGCAAAAGCCCCACCAAAAAGTACAGGCCGTGACGACTTTCATTTGAAGTGGCTACAAAAGCACATTGGTACAGAGAACATCAATTCAGAAGATGTGCAAGCTACACTATTACAACTGACTGTAGACTCGTCACTCCAAGCGGTGCTACGTCATGCGCCGCAAACCCAGGTTCTAATTGTCTGTGGTGGTGGTGCACGCAATATTGCCTTACTGGAATTATTTAAAGCCAGAGCTGAAGACTTATTTAACAGCTCACTCGAGATTATGACCAGCGATGCACTTGGGATTGATCCACAACTAGTAGAAGGTCTTGCATTTGCCTGGTTAGCGTGGGCTCATAAAGAAAAACGGCCAGCAAATTTGCCAGCCGTTACGGGAGCTAAAGGTCCTAGGATTCTAGGCGCTTGCTATCCAGCTTAA
- the ruvA gene encoding Holliday junction branch migration protein RuvA: MIGRIQGILVSVHPPRLLVDCQGVGYEIDVPMSTLYQLPETNQKITLLTHFQVREDAQQLFGFATETEREAFRQLIKISGVGSRTALAVLSGMSVNELAQAIAMQEAGRLTQVPGIGKKTAERLCLELKGKLAPDLGIVGGKSQAVEASSEVLQALLALGYSEKEAHLALKQIPPDSTVSDGIRMGLKYLSKTS, encoded by the coding sequence ATGATTGGTCGCATTCAAGGAATTCTCGTTTCAGTTCATCCACCCCGCCTCTTGGTAGATTGCCAAGGTGTTGGCTATGAGATCGATGTGCCCATGAGCACCCTGTATCAGCTGCCAGAGACCAATCAAAAAATTACATTACTCACCCACTTCCAAGTCCGCGAAGATGCGCAGCAGCTCTTTGGCTTTGCCACTGAAACTGAGCGTGAAGCATTTAGACAACTGATTAAGATTAGCGGCGTTGGTTCACGCACGGCACTTGCGGTACTTTCTGGCATGAGCGTCAATGAGTTAGCACAAGCAATTGCGATGCAAGAGGCAGGGCGTCTTACTCAAGTGCCTGGCATTGGCAAAAAGACTGCTGAACGTCTTTGCCTCGAACTGAAGGGCAAGTTAGCTCCAGATTTAGGAATTGTTGGCGGTAAGTCCCAAGCAGTTGAAGCAAGCAGCGAGGTGTTACAGGCCCTCTTGGCGCTGGGTTATTCAGAAAAAGAGGCTCATCTCGCCCTCAAACAAATCCCGCCGGATAGCACCGTATCAGATGGCATCCGCATGGGTCTGAAATACCTCTCGAAGACTTCATAA
- the ruvC gene encoding crossover junction endodeoxyribonuclease RuvC — protein sequence MRWIGIDPGLRTTGFGVIDVNGQKLSYVASGTIESGDPDQGLPVRLGILYAGIKEVLETYHPEQAAIEEVFLNVNPRSTLMLGQARGAVIAALVSDKLPVAEYSALRVKQSIVGTGRATKSQVQEMVKRLLRLSRAPGTDAADALGVAICAAHHAQIPKAITTALAPKKSSKK from the coding sequence ATGCGCTGGATAGGAATCGACCCAGGTCTACGAACAACCGGTTTTGGTGTCATTGATGTGAATGGCCAAAAACTGAGTTACGTAGCCTCTGGGACGATTGAAAGTGGCGATCCAGACCAAGGTCTTCCTGTGAGATTAGGAATCTTGTATGCGGGCATTAAAGAAGTACTGGAGACCTACCACCCAGAACAAGCAGCTATCGAAGAAGTGTTTCTGAACGTCAATCCTCGCTCCACCCTCATGCTGGGTCAAGCGCGAGGTGCAGTAATTGCAGCCTTAGTATCTGACAAACTCCCTGTTGCTGAATACAGCGCACTGAGAGTAAAGCAATCGATTGTGGGAACCGGTAGAGCTACTAAGTCGCAAGTTCAAGAAATGGTCAAACGTTTACTACGCCTGAGCCGCGCCCCTGGAACGGATGCGGCTGACGCCCTAGGTGTGGCGATTTGCGCTGCACATCACGCCCAGATTCCAAAAGCAATTACTACTGCCCTTGCACCCAAAAAGAGTAGCAAGAAATAA
- a CDS encoding glycerate kinase type-2 family protein, whose translation MSQQETILKNAFAAALAVADPIQIVPEYLGKIFPQGSEPKGRCLVVGAGKASASMATALESHAQSHWPNAMIEGVVLTRYGHNSPTSHIQIIEAGHPVPDQAGMDGAKEIYRLVGELQAGDVLIALISGGGSSLLTLPQAGISIEDMRKTTEALLRSGAPIEEMNVVRKHLSAILGGNLARLAIARGARVEALLISDVTGDAPADIASGPCAPDYSTFQDALDILVKYHLSSDSIPESVLSHLQRGLAGEVLETLKEADLQNTAVSNHVIATAYKSLEAAADYVRTQGYEPVILGDTIAGEAQEVGIEQAALARQCLSTKTNGPIAFISGGECTVTIPSGIQGRGGRCSEYLLSFFAASTDLPHVSALAADTDGIDGSEKNAGAWFTPAIRQAANKQGLIPSQYLDQHDCYGFFAQLDALVETGPTLTNVNDFRIILLDK comes from the coding sequence ATGAGCCAGCAAGAAACTATTCTCAAAAATGCCTTTGCCGCGGCTTTAGCGGTGGCTGACCCAATCCAAATTGTTCCTGAATATCTCGGTAAGATCTTTCCTCAAGGTTCGGAGCCAAAAGGAAGGTGTTTAGTGGTGGGCGCAGGCAAAGCCAGTGCATCAATGGCAACTGCCCTAGAGTCGCATGCTCAGAGTCATTGGCCTAATGCAATGATTGAGGGGGTAGTGTTGACCCGCTATGGGCACAACTCCCCTACTAGTCATATCCAAATTATCGAAGCAGGTCATCCAGTACCTGATCAAGCCGGCATGGACGGTGCTAAGGAAATCTACCGCTTAGTTGGTGAATTACAAGCTGGCGATGTTTTGATTGCCTTAATCTCCGGCGGCGGTTCAAGTTTGCTCACTTTGCCTCAAGCTGGCATCAGTATCGAAGATATGCGCAAGACTACCGAGGCGCTTTTACGCTCAGGTGCGCCAATTGAAGAGATGAATGTTGTTCGTAAACATTTGTCAGCGATTCTGGGTGGTAATTTAGCAAGGCTGGCAATTGCACGCGGTGCTCGAGTTGAAGCATTGCTGATTTCGGATGTCACTGGAGATGCTCCTGCAGATATTGCAAGTGGACCTTGCGCGCCAGATTATTCGACCTTCCAAGATGCTCTGGATATTTTGGTTAAATATCACTTAAGCTCTGACTCTATTCCAGAATCTGTTTTATCTCATTTGCAGCGTGGTCTTGCGGGTGAAGTTCTGGAGACCTTAAAAGAAGCAGATCTACAAAATACTGCAGTTAGTAATCATGTGATTGCTACGGCCTATAAAAGTCTTGAGGCTGCGGCAGACTACGTCCGTACACAAGGTTATGAGCCAGTGATTTTGGGTGACACCATTGCCGGGGAAGCTCAAGAAGTAGGTATAGAGCAAGCTGCCTTAGCCCGACAGTGTTTATCGACTAAGACCAATGGACCAATCGCCTTTATCTCGGGTGGTGAGTGTACGGTAACTATTCCTAGTGGAATTCAGGGTCGTGGTGGCCGCTGCAGTGAGTATCTACTTTCATTTTTTGCAGCATCAACTGATCTTCCTCATGTTTCAGCTCTAGCTGCAGATACTGATGGTATCGATGGTAGTGAAAAGAATGCTGGTGCGTGGTTTACTCCCGCGATTCGCCAGGCTGCTAATAAGCAAGGCTTGATCCCTTCACAGTACCTTGACCAGCACGATTGCTATGGTTTTTTTGCGCAATTAGATGCTTTAGTAGAAACTGGCCCTACACTGACAAACGTAAACGATTTCCGCATCATCTTGCTTGATAAATAA
- the pyrC gene encoding dihydroorotase, giving the protein MIMSNSPTQIQLIQPDDWHLHIRDGEVMRDVLADTARQFARAIIMPNLKPPVTTVDLANAYRGRIEASLQSLGVTSFTPLMTLYLTDNTSADEVRKAKNAGIAGFKLYPAGATTNSDAGVSDIKRCYAALEAMQAVGMPLLVHGEVTSAHIDIFDREAVFIDEVLEPLRQDFPELKIVFEHITTKQAAHYVRDAHTAEKNNIAATITPQHLLMNRNAIFSGGIRPHNYCLPVLKREEHRVALLEAATSGNPRFFLGTDSAPHAKGAKEAACGCAGCYSAFNALGLYAEAFESVGKLDKLEGFASFFGPDFYLLPRNTKKVTLVKQAQSIPAELPLGDETIVPLRAGETIAWTLA; this is encoded by the coding sequence ATAATTATGTCCAATAGCCCAACACAAATTCAACTGATTCAGCCGGATGACTGGCATTTGCATATTCGTGACGGTGAAGTAATGCGAGATGTATTGGCGGATACTGCGCGCCAATTTGCGCGTGCCATCATCATGCCAAATTTGAAGCCGCCAGTGACTACGGTTGATTTGGCAAATGCGTATCGCGGTCGCATTGAAGCCAGTCTTCAATCTTTGGGCGTGACTAGCTTTACACCACTAATGACCTTGTATCTCACAGATAACACTTCTGCGGATGAAGTACGTAAAGCAAAGAATGCCGGCATTGCTGGATTTAAGCTTTACCCTGCAGGAGCAACAACTAACAGTGATGCGGGTGTGAGTGACATTAAACGTTGTTATGCTGCACTTGAAGCAATGCAGGCTGTCGGCATGCCCTTGTTAGTGCATGGTGAAGTGACTAGTGCTCACATTGATATATTTGATCGTGAGGCGGTATTTATTGATGAAGTGCTCGAACCTTTACGTCAAGATTTTCCTGAGCTGAAGATTGTGTTTGAACACATTACTACTAAGCAAGCAGCGCACTATGTACGTGATGCGCACACTGCTGAAAAAAATAATATAGCCGCTACGATTACTCCGCAACATTTATTAATGAATCGCAATGCGATTTTTTCTGGTGGTATTCGTCCGCATAACTACTGCTTGCCAGTACTCAAGCGTGAAGAACATCGCGTTGCCCTATTAGAGGCTGCAACGAGTGGCAACCCCAGATTTTTCTTGGGCACCGATAGTGCGCCCCACGCCAAGGGTGCTAAAGAAGCTGCTTGCGGTTGTGCTGGTTGTTATAGCGCTTTTAATGCCTTAGGTTTATATGCTGAGGCATTCGAGAGTGTTGGCAAGTTGGACAAGCTTGAGGGCTTCGCCAGTTTCTTTGGTCCAGATTTTTATCTATTGCCACGCAATACCAAGAAAGTAACTTTGGTAAAGCAGGCGCAAAGTATTCCTGCAGAGCTTCCTTTGGGTGACGAAACGATTGTGCCGCTGCGTGCAGGTGAGACGATTGCTTGGACCTTGGCTTAA
- the erpA gene encoding iron-sulfur cluster insertion protein ErpA — MTQLATQDTAQPVQDLAEPPTPLVFTDSAAAKVADLIAEEGNPELKLRVFVQGGGCSGFQYGFTFDDAVNEDDTLFEKNGVTLLVDSMSFQYLVGAEIDYKEDINGSQFVIKNPNAQTTCGCGSSFSA; from the coding sequence ATGACCCAATTAGCCACGCAAGACACTGCACAACCAGTACAAGACTTAGCTGAGCCACCAACCCCGTTGGTGTTTACGGATAGCGCCGCTGCAAAAGTGGCTGACTTGATTGCCGAAGAAGGTAATCCAGAACTGAAGCTACGCGTGTTTGTTCAAGGTGGTGGTTGTTCAGGATTTCAATACGGCTTCACATTTGATGATGCTGTGAATGAAGATGACACCCTATTTGAAAAGAATGGCGTGACTTTGTTGGTGGATTCAATGAGCTTCCAATATTTAGTTGGCGCTGAGATTGATTACAAAGAAGATATCAACGGTTCACAGTTTGTGATTAAGAACCCTAACGCGCAAACCACTTGCGGTTGCGGCTCTTCCTTCTCCGCATAA